From one Thalassobaculum sp. OXR-137 genomic stretch:
- a CDS encoding F0F1 ATP synthase subunit B': protein MIANSVTRWSRRIGLAAAAAVAAVPSWAATDAHGGGGGGLPQLDATTYPTQIFWLIVSFALLYAIMSKVAIPRIADVLEERQERIEDDIETAERLRAEAEAVKADYEKAVADARSQAHDLVRKAMDEISASHATAEAEAAKKTAETTKAAEARIAEQRTEALESLKSVASEAAAEATVKLTGIKVSDAKVGKAVESAMQGGA, encoded by the coding sequence ATGATCGCCAACAGCGTGACCCGCTGGTCTCGGCGCATCGGCCTCGCAGCCGCCGCGGCGGTTGCGGCCGTGCCGTCCTGGGCGGCTACGGACGCCCATGGTGGCGGAGGCGGCGGCCTGCCGCAGCTCGATGCCACGACCTATCCGACCCAGATCTTCTGGCTGATCGTCAGCTTCGCCCTGCTCTACGCCATCATGTCGAAGGTCGCGATTCCGCGGATCGCCGATGTGCTGGAAGAGCGGCAGGAGCGGATCGAGGACGACATCGAGACCGCCGAGCGCCTGCGCGCCGAGGCGGAAGCGGTGAAGGCCGACTACGAGAAGGCGGTGGCCGACGCCCGGTCCCAGGCCCATGACCTTGTCCGCAAGGCCATGGACGAGATCTCGGCTTCCCACGCCACGGCCGAGGCCGAGGCGGCGAAGAAGACCGCTGAGACCACCAAGGCCGCCGAGGCCCGTATCGCCGAGCAGCGGACCGAGGCTCTGGAGAGCCTGAAGTCCGTGGCCAGCGAAGCCGCCGCCGAGGCGACGGTGAAGCTGACCGGCATCAAGGTGAGCGACGCCAAGGTCGGAAAGGCGGTCGAATCCGCCATGCAGGGAGGCGCCTGA
- a CDS encoding ATP synthase subunit C family protein, producing MELEAAKMIGAGLAVIALMGVGVGIGNIFSTLIASIARNPAARGEVFGIGILGFALTEAVALFALLIAFLILFT from the coding sequence ATGGAACTCGAAGCCGCCAAGATGATCGGAGCCGGTCTTGCCGTCATCGCCCTGATGGGTGTCGGTGTCGGTATCGGCAACATCTTCTCGACCCTGATCGCTTCGATCGCCCGTAACCCGGCGGCCCGCGGCGAAGTCTTCGGCATCGGCATTCTGGGCTTCGCCCTGACGGAAGCCGTCGCGCTGTTCGCGCTGCTGATCGCGTTCCTCATCCTGTTCACCTGA
- a CDS encoding DsbA family protein: MYRRTLNLGILGLAGGLVGTTLVPSLARAVVEVDLKAAETPRVLGDPDAPLTMIEYSSLTCPHCATFHAKSYKPIVENYVDTGKLKFEMRDFPLDQYALRASAMARAIDGKPYFALIDMIFKQQATWTRAENPIDALKKIGRLAGISAETADAYMTNEALLDSILNGRIDAQKSYDVNSTPTFVIGDEVIRGAEPYETFQKVIEAKLA, from the coding sequence ATGTATCGCAGAACACTAAATCTTGGGATCCTTGGTCTGGCTGGCGGCCTGGTCGGCACGACGCTGGTCCCGTCCCTGGCCCGTGCCGTCGTCGAGGTCGACCTGAAAGCCGCCGAGACGCCGCGCGTGCTCGGCGACCCGGATGCGCCGCTGACGATGATCGAGTATTCCTCGCTCACCTGCCCGCACTGCGCCACGTTCCACGCCAAGAGCTACAAGCCGATCGTCGAGAACTACGTCGACACCGGCAAGCTGAAGTTCGAGATGCGGGACTTCCCGCTCGACCAGTACGCGCTGCGCGCCTCGGCCATGGCGCGGGCGATCGACGGCAAGCCGTATTTCGCGCTGATCGACATGATCTTCAAGCAGCAGGCCACCTGGACCCGCGCGGAGAACCCGATCGACGCCCTGAAGAAGATCGGCCGGCTGGCCGGCATCAGCGCCGAGACGGCCGATGCCTACATGACCAACGAGGCCCTGCTCGACTCGATCCTGAACGGCCGGATCGACGCGCAGAAGAGCTACGACGTCAACTCGACCCCGACCTTCGTGATCGGCGACGAGGTGATCCGTGGCGCCGAGCCCTACGAGACCTTCCAGAAGGTGATCGAGGCCAAGCTCGCCTAA
- a CDS encoding AAA family ATPase gives MHFSKLRLTGFKSFVEPTELLIEEGLTGVVGPNGCGKSNLVEALRWVMGETSAKQMRGGGMDDVIFGGTEQRPARNMAEVGLFVANDDRRAPAQFNAADELEVVRRIERDKGSHYRVNGKDVRARDVQLLFADAATGARSAGLVSQGKIGSIVQAKPGDRRALLEEAANIRGLHTRRHEAELRLRAAEQNLERLDDVLKALEGQRAALRRQARQAQRYRELSEKIRQAESIVLHARWTHTMEERRKAGAALAAARDKVTEATQAAAAASAAQTDSAASLPGLRQSEAEASAELQHLTVTRSELDAEERRIATARSEAETRLRQIADDVAREKTLVEEAASSLARLIGERDALAAAGEGEAEAQEASGTALTKANRDAEEAEEAVHKTTEAIAVADARRAALERQLRQAEERIARLDRQQAELAERRAELVRQAVPEDERGAAERAVTDAAAAAEAAEAGIPAAQQTRDAAQEAEKAARAAARDLDAAVSELDTEATGLRRLLMQAKSEAAPIVDAVTVAPGYETALGAALGDDLEAPALQANATPTAGGWRDGAAAGGADWPAGIEPLAPKVTAPAALTARLARTGIAADPATAAAAQPSLAPGMRIVTREGGMWRWDGFVQTPGAPSSAAIRLERRNRLAELDRHLAERRGALDVARSEAEHAAETLAAADDAVEVARRARNAASDALSKAKSAAAAIEARVAAVDTKLAALDDGAARLAGEREEAVTAQVQAAEELKTLPDVEALRAESSRLRAALSERRAELVEARTEHDRLVRDAEARRTRLSATEGEIKSWEQRRERADTRLGDLDTRRQGEEGEIARLASRPQEIAAEREKVVALIETAEAKRRQAADALVSAESRQTELDRVAKEAERSAGEARETLIRAEAQLEQINQTLRVERERIQERLDCTPDEILAKAGIDPEAPLPDAEQTQRSLDRLSGEREAMGPVNLRAETELDELTEQIEGMERERDDLVGAIQRLRSAIAALNKEGRERLLAAFNLVNGHFQTLFRRLFGGGEAHLKLTEADDPLEAGLEILASPPGKKMQHLSLLSGGEQALTAAALVFAVFLTNPSPICVLDEVDAPLDDTNVDRFCSLLQDIVKETGTRFLVITHHRMTMARMDRLFGVTMAERGVSQLVSVDLARAERLRDAG, from the coding sequence GTGCATTTCAGCAAACTGCGTCTGACCGGGTTCAAGTCCTTCGTCGAGCCGACCGAGCTGCTCATCGAGGAAGGGCTGACCGGCGTGGTGGGGCCGAACGGCTGCGGCAAGTCGAACCTTGTCGAGGCGCTGCGCTGGGTCATGGGCGAGACATCCGCCAAGCAGATGCGTGGCGGCGGCATGGACGACGTCATCTTCGGCGGCACCGAGCAGCGCCCGGCCCGCAACATGGCCGAGGTAGGGCTGTTCGTCGCCAATGACGACCGCCGCGCCCCGGCGCAGTTCAATGCCGCCGACGAGCTCGAGGTGGTGCGGCGGATCGAGCGCGATAAGGGGTCGCACTACCGGGTCAACGGCAAGGACGTGCGCGCCCGCGACGTGCAATTGCTGTTCGCCGATGCCGCCACCGGCGCCCGCTCGGCCGGACTGGTCAGCCAGGGCAAGATCGGCAGCATCGTCCAGGCCAAGCCGGGTGACCGCCGGGCCCTGCTGGAGGAGGCGGCGAACATCCGCGGCCTGCACACCCGGCGGCACGAGGCGGAACTGCGCCTGCGCGCCGCCGAGCAGAACCTGGAACGGTTGGACGACGTGCTGAAAGCGCTGGAGGGCCAGCGTGCCGCGCTTCGGCGTCAGGCAAGACAGGCCCAGCGCTACCGCGAGCTCAGCGAGAAGATCCGCCAGGCGGAGTCCATCGTCCTGCATGCCCGCTGGACCCACACGATGGAGGAACGGCGCAAGGCCGGCGCCGCCCTCGCCGCCGCCCGGGACAAGGTGACGGAAGCGACCCAGGCGGCCGCCGCCGCCAGCGCCGCCCAGACCGATTCGGCCGCCAGCCTGCCCGGCCTGCGCCAGAGCGAGGCGGAGGCCTCCGCGGAACTCCAGCACCTGACCGTCACCCGCAGCGAGCTCGATGCCGAGGAACGGCGGATCGCCACCGCCCGCAGCGAGGCCGAAACCCGCCTGCGCCAGATCGCCGACGACGTCGCCCGAGAGAAGACCCTGGTGGAAGAGGCCGCGTCCTCGCTGGCAAGGCTGATCGGCGAGCGTGATGCCCTGGCCGCCGCCGGGGAAGGCGAGGCCGAGGCCCAGGAGGCGAGCGGCACCGCCCTGACCAAGGCGAACCGCGACGCCGAGGAGGCCGAGGAGGCGGTTCACAAGACCACCGAGGCGATCGCCGTCGCCGACGCCCGCCGGGCCGCCCTGGAACGGCAGTTGCGCCAGGCCGAGGAGCGGATCGCCCGGCTCGACCGCCAGCAGGCCGAACTCGCCGAGCGCCGGGCCGAACTGGTCCGCCAGGCCGTGCCCGAGGACGAGCGCGGCGCCGCCGAACGGGCGGTGACCGACGCCGCCGCCGCCGCGGAAGCGGCCGAAGCCGGCATTCCGGCGGCCCAGCAGACCCGCGATGCCGCCCAGGAAGCCGAAAAGGCCGCCCGCGCCGCCGCCCGCGACCTGGACGCCGCGGTCTCGGAACTGGACACCGAGGCCACCGGCCTGCGCCGTCTGCTAATGCAGGCGAAGAGCGAGGCCGCGCCCATCGTCGATGCGGTCACCGTCGCGCCGGGCTACGAAACCGCCCTTGGAGCCGCCCTCGGCGACGATCTTGAGGCCCCCGCCCTCCAGGCGAACGCCACCCCGACGGCCGGCGGTTGGCGCGATGGCGCGGCGGCTGGCGGGGCCGACTGGCCGGCCGGCATCGAGCCGCTTGCGCCGAAGGTCACGGCGCCCGCCGCCCTCACCGCCCGCCTCGCCCGCACCGGCATCGCCGCCGATCCGGCGACAGCCGCCGCCGCCCAGCCGTCCCTGGCGCCAGGCATGCGGATCGTCACCCGCGAGGGCGGCATGTGGCGCTGGGACGGGTTCGTGCAGACCCCCGGTGCGCCCAGTTCCGCCGCCATCCGTCTGGAGCGCCGCAACCGTCTGGCCGAGCTCGACCGCCACCTTGCCGAGCGACGCGGCGCCCTGGACGTCGCCCGATCCGAGGCCGAGCATGCGGCGGAGACCCTGGCCGCCGCCGACGACGCGGTGGAGGTCGCCCGTCGGGCCCGCAATGCCGCGTCGGACGCCCTGTCCAAGGCGAAATCCGCGGCCGCCGCGATCGAGGCGCGGGTCGCCGCCGTGGACACGAAACTCGCCGCCCTGGATGACGGGGCCGCCCGCCTCGCCGGCGAGCGCGAGGAGGCCGTGACCGCCCAGGTCCAGGCGGCGGAGGAACTGAAGACCCTGCCGGACGTGGAGGCCTTGCGTGCGGAATCCTCCCGGCTGCGGGCCGCCCTGTCGGAACGCCGGGCCGAACTGGTCGAGGCCCGCACCGAGCACGACCGGCTGGTGCGCGATGCCGAGGCGCGGCGAACCCGGCTGTCGGCGACCGAGGGCGAGATCAAGTCCTGGGAACAGCGCCGCGAGCGCGCGGATACCCGGCTGGGCGACCTGGATACCCGCCGCCAGGGCGAGGAGGGAGAGATCGCCCGCCTGGCCTCGCGGCCGCAGGAGATCGCCGCCGAGCGCGAGAAGGTCGTGGCGCTGATCGAAACCGCCGAGGCCAAGCGCCGGCAGGCGGCCGACGCCCTGGTCTCCGCCGAGAGCCGGCAGACCGAACTGGACCGGGTGGCCAAGGAAGCCGAACGCAGCGCCGGCGAGGCCCGCGAGACCCTGATCCGGGCCGAGGCCCAGCTGGAGCAGATCAACCAGACCCTCCGCGTCGAGCGCGAGCGCATCCAGGAACGCCTGGACTGCACCCCGGACGAGATCCTGGCCAAGGCCGGGATCGATCCGGAAGCGCCCCTGCCCGACGCCGAGCAGACCCAGCGCAGCCTGGACCGGCTGAGCGGCGAGCGCGAGGCCATGGGCCCGGTCAACCTGCGGGCCGAGACCGAGCTGGACGAACTGACCGAACAGATCGAGGGCATGGAGCGCGAGCGCGACGACCTGGTCGGTGCGATCCAGCGCCTGCGCAGCGCCATCGCCGCCCTGAACAAAGAGGGCCGCGAACGGCTGCTGGCCGCCTTCAACCTGGTCAACGGCCATTTCCAGACCCTGTTCCGGCGCCTGTTCGGCGGCGGCGAGGCGCATCTGAAGCTGACCGAGGCCGACGATCCGCTGGAGGCCGGGCTTGAGATCCTGGCCAGCCCGCCGGGCAAGAAGATGCAGCATCTCTCCCTGCTGTCCGGCGGCGAACAGGCGCTGACGGCGGCCGCCCTGGTCTTCGCGGTGTTCCTGACCAACCCGTCGCCGATCTGCGTGCTGGACGAGGTGGACGCGCCGCTGGACGACACCAACGTCGACCGGTTCTGCTCGCTGCTGCAGGACATCGTGAAGGAGACCGGCACCCGCTTCCTGGTCATCACCCACCACCGGATGACCATGGCGCGCATGGACCGGCTGTTCGGCGTCACCATGGCGGAGCGCGGCGTCAGCCAGCTCGTCTCCGTCGATCTGGCCCGCGCCGAGAGGCTGCGCGACGCCGGCTGA
- the mutY gene encoding A/G-specific adenine glycosylase, with translation MTHTAAPISSPDLARRLLAWYDRHRRRLPWRAEPGELADPYRVWLSEIMLQQTTVATVGPYFQRFTSRWPSVESLASADLDDVLTEWAGLGYYARARNLHRCAGVVAMEHGGRFPDTEEGLKTLPGVGDYTAAAVAAIAFDRPATILDGNVERVIARLRLVTDPLPGSKPKLKALAARITPMERAGDYAQAIMDLGATVCTPRKPKCLTCPWSDACVARVEGVAEDLPAKTPKKAKPTRRGTCFFVTDGQGAILLRRRVESGLLGGMQEVPSSPWIEEAETVSARDHAPVAGVAWRELPGMVRHTFTHFHLELTVLAGRVETGPEVADARWWPVERLGEAALPTVMAKVVRHAMGHLS, from the coding sequence ATGACACACACCGCCGCTCCGATCTCCTCGCCCGATCTCGCCCGCCGCCTGCTCGCCTGGTATGACCGGCATCGCCGTCGCCTGCCCTGGCGGGCGGAACCGGGCGAGCTGGCCGATCCCTACCGGGTCTGGCTGAGCGAGATCATGCTGCAGCAGACCACGGTGGCGACGGTCGGTCCCTACTTCCAACGCTTCACCTCGCGATGGCCGTCGGTGGAATCGCTGGCTTCGGCCGACTTGGACGACGTGCTGACCGAATGGGCCGGGCTCGGCTACTACGCACGGGCGCGCAACCTGCATCGCTGCGCCGGCGTGGTGGCCATGGAACACGGGGGCCGGTTTCCCGACACCGAGGAGGGGCTGAAGACCCTGCCGGGGGTAGGCGACTACACGGCCGCAGCGGTCGCCGCCATCGCCTTCGACCGGCCGGCGACGATCCTGGACGGCAATGTGGAGCGGGTGATCGCCCGCCTGCGTCTCGTCACCGACCCGCTGCCGGGCTCCAAGCCGAAGCTGAAGGCGCTTGCCGCCCGGATCACGCCCATGGAGCGGGCGGGCGACTATGCCCAGGCGATCATGGATCTGGGCGCGACCGTCTGCACCCCGCGCAAGCCGAAATGCCTGACCTGCCCGTGGTCGGATGCCTGCGTGGCCCGGGTGGAGGGCGTCGCGGAGGATCTGCCGGCCAAGACGCCCAAAAAGGCCAAGCCGACCCGCCGCGGCACCTGTTTCTTCGTGACGGACGGGCAGGGCGCGATCCTGCTGCGCCGCCGGGTGGAGAGCGGGCTGCTCGGCGGTATGCAGGAGGTGCCCTCCTCGCCCTGGATCGAGGAAGCCGAAACGGTATCGGCGAGGGACCACGCGCCGGTTGCCGGCGTGGCCTGGCGGGAACTGCCGGGGATGGTGCGCCACACCTTCACCCATTTCCATCTGGAGCTGACCGTGCTGGCCGGCCGGGTCGAGACCGGTCCCGAGGTGGCCGACGCCCGCTGGTGGCCGGTGGAGCGGCTGGGCGAGGCGGCGCTGCCCACGGTGATGGCCAAGGTCGTGCGCCACGCGATGGGGCATCTGAGCTAG
- the atpF gene encoding F0F1 ATP synthase subunit B, with product MFNDPTFWVAVSFVLFLALLYWKGWRPIVAGLDKRAEEIKRKLDEAQALREEAQAAKADYQRRQRDALQEAEAILEHAKTESVRLREEAEAKLEQSLARREQVAMEKIQAAEAKALQEVRAQMVDLAVAATRRLIEDNMDAATQKKLVANAIDEIPTRLQ from the coding sequence ATGTTCAACGATCCGACATTCTGGGTCGCCGTCTCCTTCGTCCTGTTCCTGGCCCTGCTGTACTGGAAGGGCTGGCGTCCGATCGTCGCCGGCCTCGACAAGCGGGCCGAGGAGATCAAGCGCAAGCTCGACGAGGCACAGGCGCTTCGCGAGGAGGCGCAGGCCGCCAAGGCCGACTACCAGCGCCGCCAGCGCGACGCCCTGCAGGAGGCCGAGGCCATCCTGGAGCACGCCAAGACCGAATCCGTGCGGTTGCGCGAAGAGGCCGAGGCGAAGCTGGAGCAGTCGCTCGCCCGGCGCGAGCAGGTCGCCATGGAGAAGATCCAGGCGGCCGAGGCCAAGGCCCTTCAGGAAGTGCGGGCGCAGATGGTGGACCTCGCCGTCGCCGCGACCCGGCGCCTGATCGAGGACAACATGGACGCCGCGACCCAGAAGAAGCTGGTCGCCAACGCCATCGACGAGATCCCGACCCGGCTCCAGTAA
- a CDS encoding DUF721 domain-containing protein — protein MADEKTEGARKVRRGGMRALSNLAPGLTDPLFRKRGFVEGRIPRDWAQIVGADLAQSCAPESLNFPRGRRDGATLKIVALPGRALEIQHLTPQIIERVNGHFGWAAVARMTIRQGLLPTPPKSRRPSLRPLAEREKTAIRDRVGGVQDSALRERLAALGEAVTARAAAGPGEGT, from the coding sequence ATGGCGGACGAGAAGACCGAGGGAGCAAGGAAGGTACGGCGCGGCGGCATGCGCGCGCTGTCCAACCTGGCGCCCGGCCTGACCGATCCGCTGTTCCGCAAGCGCGGCTTCGTCGAAGGCCGTATTCCCCGCGACTGGGCGCAGATCGTCGGCGCCGACCTGGCGCAGTCCTGCGCGCCCGAGTCGCTGAACTTTCCGCGCGGCCGGCGCGACGGGGCGACCCTGAAAATCGTCGCCCTGCCGGGACGCGCGCTGGAAATTCAGCACCTGACGCCACAGATCATCGAGCGGGTGAACGGCCATTTCGGCTGGGCCGCGGTCGCGCGGATGACGATCCGCCAGGGGCTGCTGCCCACACCGCCGAAATCCCGGCGCCCGAGCCTGCGCCCCCTGGCGGAGCGCGAGAAGACCGCGATCCGGGACCGGGTCGGGGGCGTACAGGACAGCGCCCTGCGCGAGCGTCTGGCGGCCCTGGGCGAGGCGGTCACCGCCCGCGCAGCCGCCGGCCCCGGCGAGGGAACTTGA
- a CDS encoding GntR family transcriptional regulator codes for MARAPKKLELNDNEPGGIDDAARSVAESRGEWAYHRLREAIQAGELKPGERIREIEMAKRLDVSRTPVREALRRLEADGLLTFVPYRGMVIAELDHQAVMELYQMREVLEGTAAGLAARHASDAEITLLRDLIAADPGDGDPRALATHNRQFHGTLYRAAHNRYLLKTLNVLSDAMALLGMTTLSLTGRSGTARQEHQEVLEAIEARDQARAEAAARYHIREAQRARLRLMFDGQKTKADST; via the coding sequence ATGGCGAGGGCTCCGAAGAAACTCGAACTGAACGACAATGAGCCGGGCGGCATCGACGATGCCGCCCGTTCCGTTGCGGAGTCGCGCGGCGAGTGGGCCTATCACCGCCTGCGCGAGGCGATTCAGGCCGGCGAGCTGAAGCCGGGCGAACGGATCCGCGAAATCGAGATGGCGAAGCGGCTGGATGTCAGCCGCACGCCGGTCCGCGAGGCGCTGCGGCGGCTGGAAGCGGACGGCCTGCTCACCTTCGTGCCCTATCGCGGCATGGTCATCGCCGAGCTCGACCACCAAGCGGTGATGGAGCTCTACCAGATGCGCGAGGTGCTGGAGGGCACGGCCGCCGGCCTGGCCGCCCGCCACGCCTCCGATGCCGAGATCACCCTGCTGCGCGACCTGATCGCGGCCGATCCGGGCGACGGAGATCCCAGGGCGCTGGCGACCCATAACCGGCAGTTCCACGGCACGCTCTACCGGGCGGCCCATAACCGCTATCTGCTGAAGACCCTGAACGTGCTGAGCGACGCCATGGCGCTGCTGGGCATGACCACCCTGTCGCTGACCGGCCGTTCGGGCACCGCCCGTCAGGAGCACCAGGAGGTGCTGGAGGCGATCGAGGCGCGGGATCAGGCGCGGGCGGAGGCGGCGGCGCGCTACCACATCCGCGAGGCCCAGCGGGCCCGTCTGCGCCTGATGTTCGACGGCCAGAAGACGAAGGCCGACAGCACATAG
- a CDS encoding AtpZ/AtpI family protein: MTDKNSPPSLDSLAERLKRARGGEKGSLNKDLEPGLPKSAIGVAFRVGVELVAGVVVGAAIGYGLDQWLGTTPWMLIVFFFLGAAGGMMNVYRAATGQGLSVGYTKDPDGVGPRGSQQADGGSPDGGNKEG, translated from the coding sequence ATGACCGACAAGAACTCCCCTCCTTCGCTCGACAGCCTCGCAGAGCGCCTGAAGCGCGCGCGGGGCGGCGAGAAGGGATCGCTGAACAAGGATCTGGAACCGGGCCTGCCGAAGAGTGCGATCGGTGTCGCCTTCCGCGTCGGTGTCGAGCTCGTGGCCGGCGTCGTGGTCGGGGCGGCGATTGGGTACGGGCTCGATCAATGGCTGGGGACTACTCCCTGGATGCTGATCGTGTTCTTCTTTCTTGGGGCCGCAGGCGGGATGATGAACGTCTACCGCGCGGCAACCGGCCAGGGTCTCTCGGTGGGCTACACCAAGGATCCGGACGGGGTTGGCCCTCGCGGGTCGCAGCAAGCGGACGGCGGATCGCCGGACGGCGGAAACAAAGAGGGGTAG
- a CDS encoding F0F1 ATP synthase subunit A — protein sequence MASPVEQFQIKTIGPELHVAGMDISFTNSALFMILATFVVGVFLTQSMSGRHLVPTRIQSLAELSYEFIANMVRENVGPEGRPYFPFIFSLFMFILVGNLLGMIPFSYTFTSQIIVTFAMAITIFVAITIVALVKHGLHFFTFFFPSGAPVYMAPLLIPIEILSYLSRPVSLSVRLFANMMAGHTMMKVFGGFVVALGVFGVAPLLVLVALTGFEILVAVLQAYVFTILTCIYLYDAIHLH from the coding sequence GTGGCGTCTCCGGTCGAACAATTCCAGATCAAGACCATTGGCCCGGAGCTCCATGTCGCGGGCATGGATATCTCCTTCACCAACTCGGCTCTGTTCATGATCCTGGCGACCTTCGTGGTCGGCGTGTTCCTGACCCAGTCGATGAGCGGCCGTCACCTGGTCCCGACGCGGATCCAGTCGCTGGCGGAGCTGTCCTACGAGTTCATCGCCAACATGGTGCGCGAGAATGTCGGTCCGGAAGGCCGGCCGTACTTCCCGTTCATCTTCTCGCTGTTCATGTTCATCCTGGTCGGCAACCTGCTGGGCATGATTCCGTTCAGCTACACGTTCACCAGCCAGATCATCGTGACCTTCGCCATGGCGATCACGATCTTCGTCGCGATCACGATCGTGGCGCTGGTCAAGCACGGGCTGCACTTCTTCACGTTCTTCTTCCCGTCGGGCGCGCCGGTCTACATGGCGCCGCTGCTGATCCCGATCGAGATCCTGTCCTACCTGTCGCGCCCGGTCAGCCTGTCGGTGCGACTGTTCGCGAACATGATGGCCGGCCACACCATGATGAAGGTGTTCGGCGGCTTCGTCGTCGCCCTCGGGGTGTTCGGCGTGGCGCCGCTGCTGGTGCTGGTCGCGCTGACCGGCTTCGAGATCCTCGTCGCCGTGCTGCAGGCCTACGTGTTCACGATCCTCACCTGCATCTATCTCTACGACGCGATCCATCTGCACTGA
- the tcuA gene encoding FAD-dependent tricarballylate dehydrogenase TcuA, whose product MAEWDVVVVGAGNAALCAALSARESGASVLVLERAHEDEGGGNTRFTAGAIRTVYNGVDDLRALMPDITDEEVAITDFGTYTADQFFDDMFRVTQYRCNPDLAEKLITSSYDTLMWMKGKGVRFQPIWGRQAFKVDGKFKFWGGLTVEAWGGGPGLVEALWTAAKKNGIEIRYSTRALSLEYDDVRVHGVKVKGPTGVETISAKAVVLASGGFEANPEWRTRYMGPGWELAKVRGTRFNTGDGIRMALDIGACPYGNWSGGHAVGWDFNAPEFGDLAVGDNFQKHSYPFSIMVNAEGKRFVDEGADFRNYTYAKYGRVILNQPGQMAWQIFDQQTVHLQRDEYRIRQVTKVTGNTLEELADKLEGVDKKAFLAEVKAYNDAVQTDVEFNPNVKDGRGTNGLSVPKSNWAVRIEQGPFEAYQVTCGITFTFGGLRIDERGQVVDVDMNPIPGLYAAGELVGGLFYFNYPGGTGLMSGAVFGKLAGTGAGEEATSGRADAAE is encoded by the coding sequence ATGGCTGAATGGGATGTCGTCGTCGTCGGTGCCGGTAATGCCGCACTCTGCGCTGCCCTGTCGGCGCGCGAGTCCGGGGCCTCGGTCCTGGTGCTGGAGCGCGCTCACGAAGACGAGGGCGGCGGCAATACCCGTTTCACCGCCGGTGCCATCCGCACGGTCTATAACGGCGTCGACGACCTGCGCGCCCTGATGCCCGACATCACCGACGAAGAAGTGGCGATCACCGATTTCGGCACCTACACCGCCGATCAGTTCTTCGACGACATGTTCCGGGTCACCCAGTACCGCTGCAACCCGGACCTGGCGGAAAAGCTCATCACCTCGTCCTACGACACGCTGATGTGGATGAAGGGCAAGGGCGTGCGCTTCCAGCCGATCTGGGGCCGCCAGGCCTTCAAGGTCGACGGCAAGTTCAAGTTCTGGGGCGGCCTGACCGTGGAAGCCTGGGGCGGCGGACCCGGTCTGGTCGAGGCCCTGTGGACCGCGGCCAAGAAGAACGGCATCGAAATCCGCTACTCCACCCGCGCCCTGTCGCTCGAATACGACGATGTGCGCGTGCACGGCGTGAAGGTGAAAGGCCCGACCGGCGTGGAGACCATCTCCGCCAAGGCGGTGGTCCTGGCCAGCGGCGGCTTCGAGGCCAACCCGGAATGGCGCACCCGCTACATGGGCCCGGGCTGGGAGCTGGCGAAGGTGCGCGGCACCCGTTTCAACACCGGCGACGGCATCCGCATGGCGCTCGACATCGGCGCCTGCCCCTACGGCAACTGGTCTGGCGGCCATGCGGTCGGCTGGGACTTCAACGCGCCGGAATTCGGCGATCTGGCGGTCGGCGACAACTTCCAGAAGCACTCCTATCCGTTCTCGATCATGGTCAATGCCGAGGGCAAGCGCTTCGTCGACGAAGGGGCGGACTTCCGCAACTACACCTACGCCAAGTACGGCCGGGTGATCCTCAACCAGCCGGGCCAGATGGCGTGGCAGATCTTCGACCAGCAGACCGTCCACCTGCAGCGCGACGAGTACCGCATCCGCCAGGTGACCAAGGTCACCGGCAACACGCTGGAGGAACTGGCGGACAAGCTGGAAGGCGTGGACAAGAAAGCCTTCCTGGCCGAGGTGAAGGCCTATAACGACGCGGTCCAGACCGATGTCGAGTTCAACCCGAACGTCAAGGACGGCCGCGGCACCAACGGGCTCTCGGTGCCGAAGTCGAACTGGGCGGTGCGGATCGAGCAGGGTCCGTTCGAGGCCTATCAGGTCACCTGCGGCATCACCTTCACGTTCGGCGGCCTGCGGATCGACGAGCGCGGCCAGGTGGTCGACGTGGACATGAACCCGATTCCCGGCCTGTACGCCGCCGGCGAGCTGGTCGGCGGCCTGTTCTACTTCAACTACCCGGGCGGCACCGGCCTGATGTCCGGCGCGGTGTTCGGCAAGCTTGCCGGGACGGGTGCCGGCGAGGAGGCGACTTCCGGTCGCGCCGACGCCGCGGAGTAG